The genomic stretch CAACCCAGCCGCGAATCTGCTCCGGCGAACACTGGCCACTGTTCATTCGCTGATTGAACGGATGATGAATGTGATAGTGCGCGCCGAGCGCGCGCAGGCGCGCTTCGAATTCGCCCGGCGGCCAGGCGGCGGTGTGGGCAGCAGCGGTGGGCAACGGGGCGTTCATGGCTATACCTGAAATTGCATTCCGTCGCGCGCCACTTCAATACCGCGGGCACGTATCACGGCATGTTCGGCGGAATGCGGGTCGAGAATCGGATTGGTGTTGTTGATGTGAATCAGCACCTTGCGCGTTGCATGGGGCAGCGCGTCGAGCAGTTGAACCATGCCCGGCAGACCCTGATAGCCGCACTGCGCAAGATGGCCCATGTCCGCCGCGTGATGCTTGGACAGACCGAGGTCGATCATCTCCGTAGCGGACCAGAAGGTGCCGTCGACCAGCACGAGTTGCGCAGAGCGCATCGCTTCGAGCACGGGTTCCGGCGCGGCCGCGAGACCCGGCGCATAGAAAACGCGCGCACCTGTGGCGACGTTCTCGATCAGCAGCGCGATGTTATCGCCTGGCGCGGCTTCGGCGCGGCGAGGCGAATAGGGCGGCGCCTTGCTCTCGATCGGCAACGCGGTGAAGCGGATGCCCTCCGCCGGCGCGACCGTGAAGGGTTGATCGAGCGCGATTTCGTGACGCTCGACACCGCAGTAATGGTCGAGCAGCGCAACGAGCGGCAAGCCGGTAGAGAGATCGTCGAACACGGGTGCGCAGGCATACAGCGGCAGTGGCGTCGTGCGTTCGCGCAACATCAGCAAACCGGTGACGTGATCGATCTGCGCGTCGATCAGTATGACCGCGGCGATGCCGCTGTCGCGGATCGAGCGGGCGGGTTGCAATTCCGGATTCGCGCGCAATTGGGCGAGCAGGTCCGGCGATGCATTGATCAGAATCCAGTCGACGCCGTTCCCGCTCACTGCAATCGATGATTGGGTGCGCGGTAACACATCGCCGGTGCAGTTGCGGGCCTGGGTGCAGTTCGCACAGTTGCAGTTCCATTGCGGCAGTCCGCCGCCCGCACCCGAACCAAGAATCTTGATCTTCATGAGCGATGCTCCGGGCGCCGCCGCGCACACCGAATGCAAGAGGCGGGCGGCGCTTCATCGTTGCTTCAGCGATTGGCGATGTACATCGTGATTTCAAAACCAAAGCGCAGATCGGTATAGGCGGGGGTAGTCCACTGCATGGCTGTCTCCTTGAGTACGGCATGTGATTGGAAAAACCGCATATGTAAAGCGGTCATGTGATTCAACGCAAGCTCTGTGCCGGGCAGCTCGAGTGGCGCTAGCGGAGCCAATCGGCACCAGACGATTGCATCGCGATCCGAACGAATGCGCCGTCATCGGCAAGTGCGCGCTTCGTTCAGCGGTTTTTGACCCGCGGATAGAGCAACGGCGACGGCGTCCTGTTCAATTGGGGAACACTGGGAGAACACCCCTGTTGCAAAACGGAACACCTCTGCAACGTGCCGTTGAACGAGATCCACAGCTTGTCGCGAGGCGCTGCGCTCCCAACTCGCGCACGATGTCGGACCGGCTGCCGTCAGACCTCGTCCATGCCACCGTCCGTGCCGGCCAACGCCGGCAATTTCCGGTAGATGGTGTTGCGCGAGACGCCCAGCGCACGGGCCGCTGCCGACACGTTGCCGCGATGCTGGGCAACCGCCGCCGCGATCGCACAGGCGGTAACGTCCTGCAAGCGACCGCCCGGCAATGGGCCCGCTTCAATCGTGCGCGCAGCGGGCCTGGCGGCGCTGCGCAAATCGTCGAAGAAATCGTCGGGCAGGTGTTCTCGCCTGATTTCGCCGTCCTCATCCACCATGGCGGCCGCCGTGCGCAGAAGATTGCCTAGCTGGCGGAAATTGCCCGGCCACGCGCATTGTTCGAACAACGTCATCACGTCGCTTGCGACGCTCAGGCGCCGACCATCGGGTTCATCCAGCGACGCACTTTGCAGCATCTTCTGGATCACGGCGGCCAGATCCGTGCGCTCGCGCAGGGGCGGCAATTTCACGACCAGACCGTTCAGGCGGTAATACAGGTCCTCGCGGAAACCGTTCTGCGCAATCATTTCGCGCAGATCGCGGTGGGTCGCGCAGATGATCGCGATATTGACGGGAATCGACTTCGTGGAGCCAAGCGGATTGACGAGACGCTCCTGCAGCACGCGTAGCAGCCGCACCTGGAGCGGGTAGGGCATGTCGCCGATCTCGTCGAGAAAGAGCGTGCCGCCGTTCGCTTGCAGCAGTTTTCCGGTTGCGCCTTTGCGGCGCGCGCCGGTGAACGCGCCTTCTTCGTAGCCGAACAACTCGGATTCGATCAGGCTCTCCGGTATCGACGCGCAGTTGACCGCGACGAACGCCCCCGACCTGCGTGGCGAATCGTTGTGGATGGCCTGGGCGAGCAGTTCTTTGCCCGTACCCGTCTCGCCGGTGATCAGGATGGGGATGTCCTTGCCGAGCACCTTGCGGACCTTTGCGATGACCGCCGCGATCTGCGCATCGCCCGTGTCCAGATAGCTGAGTTTCGACAGCGTGCCTGCAGTGACAGCCGCAGGCGGCGGGTCGGAACTCTGCACGGGCTTTGCCGCACCGTACGCCTGCGGCAGCAGGCCGTCGTCGGCGAGTGTGACGCGCCGGAACTCGACGTGCGCACAAATGACCGCGCCGCTATTGAGGTTCAGCGATAGATGGCGATCGCGGTTTGCGCGCAGACGGTCGATCAGTTGCGCGCTCGTCAGGCCGAACAGCGACGACAGCGTATGCGCGCGCAATGCCGCAAGCGGCATGCCCAACTGGAACTGCGCACTGCGGTTGGCCGACAGGAAGCGGCCATCGCAGGTGAACGCGACGATGCCTTCCATCAATGTGCCGAGAAACTCGGGCCGGCCGTGAAAGGCGATTTGCAGTGTCTCGCGAAAGGTATTGGTAAACAGATGGTTTTCGATCATCTGCACGGACATCTTGGCCAGCGCCATCGTGTGCTGGTGGTAGCTGTGGTGATCGCCCGTGACGTCGAGCACGCCGATCAGATCGCCATACGGATCGAGGATCGGCACGCTGGAGCACGTGAGAAAGCGGTTGGCGGCCAGGTAGTGCTGCTCGCCATGAACGACCGTGGGAGAGCATTCGGCGATGGCCGTGCCAATAGCGTTTGTTCCTTGCCGCTCCTCGGCCCAGTTCGCGCCCGGACGTAGCGCGACCTTCTCCGCCCGTCTCAGAAAATCGTCGTCGCCAATGGAATGCAGAATGAGCCCTTGCGCGTCGGTCAGCACAATCATGCTTTGCGTGTTGACGATCTGTTCGTGAAGCGTTTCCATCACCGGGGTGGCGTGCGCGCACAGGATACGGTTTTGCTCCAGCTTCAACGCCAGTTCCGCAGCCGGCAGGACGTCATAGTCCGGCCGCATCGCGGCACTCAAGCCGAATGTTTGCGATCGTTCGTGAGATTTCTGAATGGATGGCGTGAGCCAAGCAGCTTCACGCGGTGCGATTGGCATCGTGGCGTGACAGACATCATCGCGCATTGTCTCCTCCTGCGAGTCAGGTCTGGTCGTTCGCCAGAACCGTGTGGGTACAACCTGAAGCAAATCGCGCGCCAGATTCGGCATCCCATTCAGGAGAACAGGTGTTATCGGCGGCTTGGGGTGGCTTCATGACTCCGATGCACGCGGGAGGCGAAGCATTCGAACGGTGGAGCGAGAAGACGCGCTTCTGGACACCAGGCGATGCATTGCATGTTCGCCCCGAACGGGGCACCGCGGTTGATCTGAATCAATGCATGACGGTTTGGCCGCGCCCGCCGCTTGGTCTTGCGCCGCGGAGTCTCTCGGCGCCCGTCACGGTCACCTCGATCTCCCTCACCGGGATTCTCGAAAGTCTACGCGTGTCCAGCGAAATCGCATGGCCTTTCGTCTATGGCCCGTTTCATCGACGACCGCCGCTGGTCGGCTTTCTCCTGTTGAATGGCCCGTCGATTATGCGAGACCCGCTGGCATGTGAAGCGAAGCATCCATACCTTAATGCAAATCAGTGGCGATATAGCTCGGCTGGGGCGATGATCAATTTGTCATCGACCGCCCACGCACACCCGGCGAATGAATCTGAAGGCCCGCAAAAAGCGGTGGAATCGGCAGCGTCGTCGAACCCTGCCGGCAACGATGGACCGCCGATCTTCCTGTAGTCGCGAAAGAAGCCGGCCTCACCAGAGAAATCGCGGCACGTCTGGGAGAACAGAAATGGGTGTCGGCATGCAAATCGTCTACCTCGGCTTTGCCGGGACCTCGCAGATCGAAAGCGAGGCGGCTACGCAACTGGTGCGCCTCGAACGGTTCAGCAGGTCTATCGCAGGTTGTCACCTGGCGATCGAGTCTATTCGTGAACGGCCCCAAGTTGGCGGAACCGGCGTGCCTGCCGCCGACATCCGCAGTCCGGTTTTCGACGCGCGGCTCGATCTGATCATGCGTAACGGGGACCTGGTCCCGATCGAGCATTGCCTGAACGCCGATCCAAACACAGCGGTGCGAGCTGCCTTCGATGTCGCTGAGCGGAGACTCGAACGACGCCCGGATTGAACGCGGTGCCGGGCAAGCTTGATACACGTCAACTGGCTTCTGACGGCATCGCCTACATTGAACGCATTGCTGCCGCGAACGCGACTGCGAGTTAACTGCACGGCGCCTATGCAATTCATCTGGACACGACGGAGGAGCACCATGGCGACTGGATTCATCACACGGTTTGATGTGCGTCGAGTGAACCTGGCACTCGCACTCCGGATGCCGAGCTTCGGCCACGAAGCCCGGCAACAACAAGGAGAACGACATGTCGGCTAAGCGAGTTGCTTTCATCACTGGCGGCATGGGCGGCTTCGGCGCCGCCATCAGCCGGCGTTTGCACGATGCCGACATGGTTGTCGCCATGTCGCATTCCGAGCGCAACGATCACGTCGCCACATGGCTCATGCACGAACGCGGTGACGGCTGCAACGGGCTGAGGTCACGGTTTTCGCCGCGCTCCGGACGACGCGTATCGCTTGATACATGTCAATCGTCGCGGCGTCCTCTATCCTGAAATCAGTCATACAGCAGCTTCGTTTCGATCAACGGAGGCAGTAGATGAAAGCACTGGTGTATCACGGTCCCGGCAAGAAATCGCTCGACGAAAGGCCCGTTCCGCAGCTTGCCGCGCCGACCGATGCGATCGTCAAGATGACGCGCACGACAATTTGCGGCACCGATCTGCACCTCGAAAAGCTTTGGGATCGCGACATAGCGATTACGACGCGCCTCGTCGATACCGTCAGCGCGCCGATGCTGCTCAAGACCGTTCGCGCCGGCCGCATAGATCCCACAAAACTTATTACACACCGCTTCCAGCTCGAGGATGTTGCCGGCGCTTATGACACGTTTGGACGCGCAGCCGAGACGCATGCGCTGAAGGTAATCATCGAGGTCGCCTAGACAGCGCCGCTTGCGCGAGCAAATCCGGCGACCTGTTCAGGAGAGTAGCGAGGCCAGGCGAGCAATGCGGCCGAACCACTCAACGTAGCCCGATGTCCATGACGTTCATGGATGAATCAAGGAGATAGACGATGAGCAACTTGACCCGTTTTGATCCGTTTCCGCTTGAACCCATGTCGGAACTCTTTCAAGGCCTGTTCCGTCCGCTGCGCGGCGCGGGCGGCGATGCGCCATTGGCCGACATCAAGGTCGACGTAACGGAAAGCGACACCGCATACGCAGTGAAGGCCGAACTGCCGGGTGTCGACAAGAACGATATCGACGTGAAAATCGACGGCAACATCGTATCGATCAGCGCCAAGGTCGAACGCAATCAGGAACTGAAGGAAGGCGAGCGCGTGATACGGCGCGAGCGGTATTCGGGCGCGGTCAGCCGGTCGTTTTCGCTCGCGAGCGAGATCGACGAAGCCACGGCCGCAGCGGAGTACAAGGACGGCGTCCTCTCGTTGACGCTGCCCAAGAAGGCGGCTTCCGAGCGCAAGCGTCTGCCGATAGCGTGATTGACGCCGCGCCGGGCTGGTGGCTGCACGTCCCGG from Paraburkholderia sp. IMGN_8 encodes the following:
- a CDS encoding sigma-54-dependent Fis family transcriptional regulator, yielding MRDDVCHATMPIAPREAAWLTPSIQKSHERSQTFGLSAAMRPDYDVLPAAELALKLEQNRILCAHATPVMETLHEQIVNTQSMIVLTDAQGLILHSIGDDDFLRRAEKVALRPGANWAEERQGTNAIGTAIAECSPTVVHGEQHYLAANRFLTCSSVPILDPYGDLIGVLDVTGDHHSYHQHTMALAKMSVQMIENHLFTNTFRETLQIAFHGRPEFLGTLMEGIVAFTCDGRFLSANRSAQFQLGMPLAALRAHTLSSLFGLTSAQLIDRLRANRDRHLSLNLNSGAVICAHVEFRRVTLADDGLLPQAYGAAKPVQSSDPPPAAVTAGTLSKLSYLDTGDAQIAAVIAKVRKVLGKDIPILITGETGTGKELLAQAIHNDSPRRSGAFVAVNCASIPESLIESELFGYEEGAFTGARRKGATGKLLQANGGTLFLDEIGDMPYPLQVRLLRVLQERLVNPLGSTKSIPVNIAIICATHRDLREMIAQNGFREDLYYRLNGLVVKLPPLRERTDLAAVIQKMLQSASLDEPDGRRLSVASDVMTLFEQCAWPGNFRQLGNLLRTAAAMVDEDGEIRREHLPDDFFDDLRSAARPAARTIEAGPLPGGRLQDVTACAIAAAVAQHRGNVSAAARALGVSRNTIYRKLPALAGTDGGMDEV
- the pqqA gene encoding pyrroloquinoline quinone precursor peptide PqqA; the protein is MQWTTPAYTDLRFGFEITMYIANR
- a CDS encoding Hsp20/alpha crystallin family protein, with the translated sequence MSNLTRFDPFPLEPMSELFQGLFRPLRGAGGDAPLADIKVDVTESDTAYAVKAELPGVDKNDIDVKIDGNIVSISAKVERNQELKEGERVIRRERYSGAVSRSFSLASEIDEATAAAEYKDGVLSLTLPKKAASERKRLPIA
- the pqqB gene encoding pyrroloquinoline quinone biosynthesis protein PqqB, whose amino-acid sequence is MKIKILGSGAGGGLPQWNCNCANCTQARNCTGDVLPRTQSSIAVSGNGVDWILINASPDLLAQLRANPELQPARSIRDSGIAAVILIDAQIDHVTGLLMLRERTTPLPLYACAPVFDDLSTGLPLVALLDHYCGVERHEIALDQPFTVAPAEGIRFTALPIESKAPPYSPRRAEAAPGDNIALLIENVATGARVFYAPGLAAAPEPVLEAMRSAQLVLVDGTFWSATEMIDLGLSKHHAADMGHLAQCGYQGLPGMVQLLDALPHATRKVLIHINNTNPILDPHSAEHAVIRARGIEVARDGMQFQV